In a single window of the candidate division WWE3 bacterium genome:
- a CDS encoding anaerobic ribonucleoside-triphosphate reductase activating protein, whose translation MTLGGLQKTTLVDFPGRVACTVFTVGCNFRCPFCHNRDLVTSSKFQESKIQVISQETFFEFLKGRIKILDGVCITGGEPTLQPDLEDFCRKIKSLGLLVKLDTNGGHPEIVKKLLDQKLLDFIAMDLKGPWEDYSKISKFEQVELVKQTILLTVKSNLEYEFRTTVVPDLHSENSLIKLASDLVKLTGCSDHDYFLQNFRGVSCLDSSYNDRPGFSSTQLQSLRDAVAKILPKTKTRE comes from the coding sequence ATGACACTGGGGGGCCTTCAAAAAACCACTCTGGTTGACTTCCCAGGACGCGTCGCTTGTACAGTATTTACGGTCGGCTGCAATTTTCGCTGTCCCTTTTGCCACAATCGAGATTTAGTGACAAGTTCCAAGTTCCAGGAATCCAAGATCCAAGTTATTTCTCAAGAAACCTTTTTCGAATTCCTTAAAGGCCGGATCAAAATTTTAGATGGGGTTTGTATCACCGGTGGTGAGCCGACGTTGCAGCCGGATCTAGAAGATTTTTGTCGAAAAATTAAGTCGCTAGGTCTCCTCGTTAAGCTTGATACCAATGGCGGTCACCCAGAAATCGTTAAAAAGCTTTTAGATCAGAAACTACTTGATTTTATCGCGATGGATTTAAAGGGACCATGGGAAGATTATTCGAAAATTAGTAAATTTGAGCAGGTTGAATTGGTCAAGCAGACGATTCTTTTGACTGTCAAAAGTAATTTAGAATATGAATTTCGGACAACTGTTGTGCCGGATCTCCACTCCGAAAATTCGTTAATAAAACTCGCTTCAGATTTAGTAAAACTGACGGGTTGCAGTGATCATGATTACTTCCTACAGAACTTTAGAGGGGTTAGTTGTTTGGACAGTTCTTACAACGATCGACCTGGGTTTTCGTCAACCCAGCTTCAGAGTCTGCGAGACGCGGTTGCAAAGATTCTGCCAAAAACTAAAACTCGAGAATAA